A genomic segment from Aspergillus chevalieri M1 DNA, chromosome 7, nearly complete sequence encodes:
- a CDS encoding uncharacterized protein (COG:S;~EggNog:ENOG410Q0Q8;~SECRETED:SignalP(1-24);~TransMembrane:1 (n8-19c24/25o198-221i)): MQFKKRHLAALLFSLSSLIPTATAIDCYSHNGVNANSSEFYNATRDGALIACGTGATTCCLESEYCDVDLLCHSRSTGEYTRQYCTDPDWPEDACSQLCPSYGAAGIALTACDNAGTKFCCGPNADDCCKAGNYTQINKKNGQIVAIGTSTVPTTTTSATPTSSSNATTSGSGASATTTAADTNAADSGDGLTEQSKLGIGLGVGLGVPFLIAAGVALFLWRRSLAAKTGAGAEKNTGATGTGAAGAGDPNAGAPYEVAGSAAPPYGHGLHRHRYRGMMLLGTGVRVCISLRLMRRGWSWRMRGFMKCRRRFALG, encoded by the exons ATGCAATTCAAAAAGAGACACCTCGCtgctctcctcttctccctctcctctcttaTTCCCACGGCCACTGCTATCGATTGCTACTCGCACAATG GTGTCAACGCAAACTCCTCCGAATTCTACAACGCCACCCGCGATGGAGCCTTGATTGCGTGCGGCACAGGCGCGACGACCTGCTGCCTAGAGAGCGAGTACTGCGACGTCGATCTGCTCTGCCATTCTCGTAGTACTGGCGAGTACACAAGGCAGTATTGCACGGATCCGGATTGGCCCGAGGATGCATGTTCGCAGCTTTGTCCTA GCTACGGCGCCGCCGGTATTGCCTTAACAGCATGCGACAACGCCGGGACGAAATTCTGCTGCGGCCCCAACGCAGACGACTGCTGCAAAGCCGGGAACTATACGCAGATTAACAAGAAGAACGGGCAGATTGTGGCTATCGGAACCAGCACGGTCCCCACGACTACTACCTCGGCTACGCCTACTTCGTCCTCGAATGCGACTACAAGTGGTAGCGGTGCGTCTGCGACGACGACGGCTGCCGATACGAATGCGGCGGATAGCGGCGATGGTCTGACCGAGCAGTCGAAGCTTGGGATCGGGCTTGGTGTTGGTCTTGGTGTTCCGTTTTTGATCGCTGCTGGTGTGGCGCTGTTTCTTTGGAGACGGTCGCTTGCTGCGAAGACGGGTGCCGGTGCGGAGAAGAATACGGGTGCTACTGGGACTGGggctgctggtgctggggaTCCTAATGCCGGCGCGCCGTATGAAGTTGCTGGTTCTGCTGCGCCGCCATATGGACATGGGTTGCACAGGCACAGGTATCGGGGCATGATGTTACTGGGAACCGGAGTAAGGGTGTGCATCAGCTTGAGGCTAATGAGGCGCGGGTGGAGTTGGAGGATGCGAGGGTTCATGAAATGCCGTAGGCGCTTTGCTCTGGGGTAG
- a CDS encoding uncharacterized protein (COG:S;~EggNog:ENOG410PM8S), producing the protein MEYKYEHHHPIDNDGNIRCCCGQPECAFLRENQLALEAVEKNLETAARLGQALLHRHESYIAEAEEDRRRLLDNIDALERERRQVQSENSRIIQENRSLVEQLDALNNTVADSDAHVNSLTIALENTEAELRTVSASAARAAELEAQLNRMEAEQSRLQESLVSAREDEKSASQRWKKADSTLRELQEQVVRLEKEAREERESHADLVQRMERQRTVERELDGAAGRLKGAATAHHQVGRQPQQTSVVSRFVRDILQDNANLQIGIMELRDMLESSNQEVQNLRDQVLSHHPLNHDDGDGEDRRPSSEAQPALGKRLSQELDGTPTRVSPEYHIHHHYHPPPSTPKKEKPKLGRRFTKKRRSLGNPALMHSARQPSVSSTSTILSQTSVSIPPSSHRWSAHSSATESLASSPYSGCHNRPTSIFDRMERGFESSQPTSPELSPMFKGVARPGKTLEPPFREDSFGRAIEDELANLDALNDHCTTVPAIPEEREDYTQENNQRPVTPDGYRRRRRGSHDSLLSVAGMDIHTPSRRRSRAGGPGPIPIAGIHRHNFPSGAEVYSTPPVIATTTVTADREAPSKNPHSPRSLLASVCRSQAQTQTQDTNSAPAADNPPSRKPSITRRVGGWVRGRWGTVPVAAPPQPGEPASQTQPPSPSPAVNALTRNQNKAKAEYVPAPAAAFRFRHPGVNQKGPIMGFRPSSHPPISVHAEVVDEGALRESLAE; encoded by the exons ATGGAATACAAATACGAACATCATCACCCGATTGATAATGACGGCAATATACGTTGTTGCTGTGGCCAGCCCGAGTGCGCATTCCTGCGCGAAAACCAGTTGGCGCTGGAGGCTGTTGAGAAGAACCTCGAGACGGCTGCGCGATTGGGACAG GCCCTCCTCCATCGCCATGAGTCCTACATCGCCGAGGCAGAAGAGGACCGTCGCCGGTTACTCGACAACATCGATGCCCTCGAGCGCGAGCGTCGACAAGTCCAGTCTGAGAACTCGCGCATCATCCAGGAGAACAGGAGTCTGGTCGAACAGCTCGATGCACTGAATAACACTGTCGCTGACTCCGACGCGCATGTTAACTCGTTGACGATTGCGTTGGAGAATACCGAGGCCGAGCTGCGCACTGTTAGCGCTAGCGCGGCGCGGGCGGCAGAGCTGGAGGCTCAGCTCAATCGCATGGAAGCCGAACAGTCGCGGTTACAGGAGAGTTTGGTGTCTGCGCGTGAGGATGAGAAGTCTGCTTCGCAGCGGTGGAAGAAGGCCGATTCGACGCTGCGCGAGCTGCAAGAGCAGGTTGTGCGGTTGGAGAAGGAGGCGCGCGAGGAGCGAGAGAGCCATGCAGATCTTGTCCAGCGTATGGAGCGGCAAAGGACCGTCGAGCGGGAGCTGGATGGTGCGGCTGGACGGTTGAAGGGTGCTGCTACAGCGCATCACCAGGTTGGTCGTCAACCTCAGCAGACCAGTGTCGTTTCGCGCTTCGTTAGGGATATCTTGCAGGACAATGCGAATTTGCAGATCGGGATTATGGAGTTGCGAGATATGCTCGAGAGTTCGAATCAGGAGGTGCAGAACCTGCGCGATCAGGTCCTGTCGCATCACCCGCTAAACCATgacgatggagatggagaggaCCGCAGACCGTCGTCTGAAGCCCAGCCAGCACTAGGAAAGAGATTGAGCCAGGAATTGGACGGGACACCGACACGTGTATCACCAGAGTACCACATCCATCACCACTACCACCCGCCGCCGTCGACAccaaagaaggagaagccgAAGCTGGGCCGTCGATTCACCAAGAAGCGACGTTCGCTGGGCAATCCGGCCCTTATGCATTCAGCTCGTCAGCCGTCTGTTTCTTCCACCTCGACCATCCTTTCTCAGACCTCTGTTTCTATTCCTCCGTCATCGCATCGGTGGTCTGCACATTCGTCTGCTACAGAGTCGCTGGCAAGCTCCCCGTATTCAGGATGCCATAACCGTCCAACATCCATCTTTGACCGGATGGAGCGAGGATTCGAGTCATCCCAGCCAACAAGTCCAGAGTTATCTCCTATGTTTAAGGGGGTAGCTCGACCGGGCAAGACTCTTGAACCCCCGTTCCGTGAGGACTCATTCGGCCGCGCCATCGAGGATGAACTTGCGAATCTGGACGCCCTTAACGACCACTGCACAACCGTTCCCGCCATCccagaagagagagaagactATACGCAAGAGAACAATCAACGACCCGTGACGCCAGATGGCTACCGCCGCCGTCGACGCGGTTCCCACGATAGTCTGCTGTCTGTGGCAGGCATGGACATCCACACGCCCAGTCGTCGGCGTTCTCGCGCGGGCGGCCCGGGACCAATACCCATTGCCGGGATCCATCGTCACAACTTTCCGTCTGGCGCGGAAGTATACTCGACGCCGCCGGTTATTGCGACAACGACCGTCACGGCCGATCGAGAGGCTCCGTCTAAGAACCCGCACTCCCCGCGCAGCTTGCTGGCATCTGTCTGCCGAAGCCAGGCCCAGACCCAGACTCAGGATACAAATAGCGCACCGGCAGCGGACAACCCACCATCGCGCAAACCATCTATCACCCGACGAGTCGGCGGTTGGGTTCGAGGCCGTTGGGGAACAGTGCCTGTCGCTGCGCCGCCTCAGCCAGGTGAACCTGCATCCCAAACACAGCCACCATCTCCTTCACCAGCCGTGAATGCGCTCACAAGGAACCAGAACAAGGCTAAAGCGGAGTATGTACCTGCGCCTGCCGCAGCGTTCCGGTTCCGGCATCCTGGCGTGAACCAGAAGGGCCCGATTATGGGGTTCCGGCCGTCGTCTCATCCGCCTATCTCTGTGCATGCGGAGGTGGTGGATGAGGGAGCGTTAAGGGAGAGTTTGGCTGAGTAG
- a CDS encoding 40S ribosomal protein eS24 (COG:J;~EggNog:ENOG410PNWS;~InterPro:IPR018098,IPR012678,IPR001976;~PFAM:PF01282;~go_component: GO:0005840 - ribosome [Evidence IEA];~go_function: GO:0003735 - structural constituent of ribosome [Evidence IEA];~go_process: GO:0006412 - translation [Evidence IEA]), whose amino-acid sequence MADAPVTLRTRKFIRNPLLARRQMVVDVLHPNRANVSKDELRDKLAGLYKANKDEVSVFGFRTQYGGGKSTGFALVYDSAEALKKFEPHYRLVRIGAATKIEKASRQQRKQRKNRSKKFRGTAKTKGPKKSKD is encoded by the exons ATGGCCGACGCTCCCGTTACCCTGCGGACGCGCAAGTTCATCCGCAACCCTCTGCTTGCCCGGAGACAAATGGTCGT TGACGTCCTCCACCCCAACCGTGCCAACGTCTCCAAGGATGAGCTCCGCGACAAGCTCGCCGGTCTCTACAAGGCCAACAAGGACGAGGTCTCCGTCTTCGGCTTCCGCACGCAATACGGTGGTGGCAAGAGCACCGGCTTCGCCCTGGTCTACGACTCCGCTGAGGCCCTGAAGAAGTTCGAGCCTCACTACCGTCTCGTCCGTATCGGTGCCGCTACCAAGATCGAGAAGGCCTCCAGACAGCAGC GCAAGCAACGAAAGAACCGTTCCAAGAAGTTCCGCGGTACCGCCAAGACCAAGGGCCccaagaagagcaaggaCTAA
- a CDS encoding protein-lysine N-methyltransferase (BUSCO:EOG09263VOP;~COG:S;~EggNog:ENOG410PHJK;~InterPro:IPR029063,IPR019410;~PFAM:PF10294), whose amino-acid sequence MDTTIPTLIAQYNQQVPAPKLPLPDGKTLLQPTTQSTIYERMFNEDNPQAWPLPPVGYRMSVLKMILGRLEDAIRDPEEDEIMDELVETWGDLITLPKPSQIQQAQQLGYIKYTAPSPPSQSPSASECEPRTVVTSESRGLILSSGTTGFRTWEAALHLGTYLSSPSIADTLIKGKQVLELGAGTGFVSLFCAKYLGPKRVVATDREQALIESIRDCVGRNGIGEEVLVPGIWEWGNEMAVDGGEDGFDVAFGADLIYDEDLIPLLQSTLTTLFEGYNLQQFIISATLRNEETFQAFLDACQMNNFKVERIPFESPPEDKQTGFFHSTSIPIKMFSIRR is encoded by the exons ATGGATACCACAATACCCACCCTAATCGCGCAATACAACCAACAAGTTCCCGCGCCCAAACTCCCCCTCCCCGACGGCAAAACCCTCCTCCAACCCACAACCCAATCCACCATCTACGAGCGCATGTTCAACGAAGATAATCCGCAGGCATGGCCGTTACCGCCGGTGGGGTACCGGATGAGCGTGTTGAAGATGATTCTGGGGAGGTTGGAAGATGCGATTAGGGATCCGGAGGAGGAT GAAATCATGGACGAGCTGGTAGAAACCTGGGGTGATCTGATTACACTTCCGAAGCCCTCGCAGATCCAGCAGGCACAGCAATTGGGTTATATCAAATACACTGCCCCATCGCCTCCCTCTCAGTCACCATCTGCAAGCGAATGCGAACCCCGAACAGTCGTAACGTCCGAATCGCGCGGCTTAATCCTTTCCTCCGGCACAACGGGTTTCCGTACTTGGGAAGCTGCCCTGCACCTAGGCACATACCTCTCCTCACCATCCATCGCAGACACGCTTATCAAAGGAAAACAGGTCCTGGAGTTAGGTGCGGGGACGGGTTTTGTATCACTTTTCTGCGCGAAATATCTGGGTCCGAAGAGGGTTGTTGCGACGGATCGCGAACAGGCGCTTATTGAGAGTATACGGGATTGTGTGGGCAGGAATGGGATTGGGGAGGAGGTGTTAGTTCCGGGGATTTGGGAGTGGGGGAATGAGATGGCGGTTGACGGTGGGGAGGACGGGTTTGATGTTGCGTTTGGGGCGGATTTG ATATACGATGAAGATCTCATTCCGCTCCTTCAATCAACCCTAACTACGCTCTTTGAGGGATACAATCTCCAGCAATTCATTATCTCCGCTACGCTGAGGAATGAAGAGACGTTTCAGGCGTTTCTGGATGCTTGCC AAATGAACAACTTCAAAGTGGAACGGATACCCTTCGAATCACCACCAGAGGACAAACAAACAGGATTCTTCCATTCAACCTCGATCCCAATAAAAATGTTTAGTATCCGCCGGTAG